aaaaataatcatctaataatttttttcccaaatgtACAATTATGATTAATTAACGTCAGATTAAAAAAGActccacacattttttttttatatgagcTATGGCATATGGTAATTTTGGTAGTTTTTAATCAACTATGGTGTAGTGAGAAAAACGTTCATAGTTATCAAAAGTACAcgatttttatcaatcataCATAGAAATGTAACACGCCTTTGAAAAATATGCGAGtttttgagtttaaaaaaaaaaaattctctgaagctatgaaagaaataataaaagcgTATCttctaatttatcaaaatacatgtagtacgtCGGAGTCAAGCAAAAAAGTATTATATGGAATTTTTATCGTGTATGCGATCACTTGCATAAAATTAAGATCAGATGCAGCTCTTAGCAAATTAAAACCTAAAGCAGGGCTCCTTGCATGTTTATGACAGCAGAAATGGTCTGTTCGCCTTTCACGGACCGCCACTACCCATTCTATCCACTATGAGCCGCAATGTTTTTACAGCACGTGGTTTATCTCTCAGTCATGACCAAGGACCCAGAATTAATAATCATTCAGTTTCTCGTGGACCgaacatttttatttgcaaGAGTTAATacgtaaaataaatattattgctACTCAGTAGCATCAATACTAATGCAAGAAAAAAGTATGTAAATCGTGTATCCAAGtagtttaacattttgaaaatattaaatttactgGGTACGagtaaaacataaaattatgattaattGTCAAAGTATATATCATGTATTAAAAACTATAAGTAAATTATAAATTCATGCTCAACACTTCGGTCATGTGTAGAATGTTTTCTCACATTCAGAGATGTAATAACCACATTGCAATActtgtatgatttaatgtctGAACACTATATAAATGAGATGCCACAAGCGAATGAGTTAAAGTAGTacagttttacatgtaatacacgcATATCGTTTAatcagataaaataaaaacgcATTGATTGAATCATCTTCcgagtttttgttgttgttttagggttaactttaaacaaatttatttttgccaAATTAAGTATGATTAATTCTATCAAAAAGAGGCTGTACGTAAAAGCATCAAGTCTTCAGGGAGACAGTGTCGTGCTTGCTGAAATTGAATTCAGTTGGTTTGTCTTTATCGTCAGCTGAGGTCTCATGagttttatcttttgttttacaGAACCTGGAATAATGCTTTGCCATCTAGAGCAGCTGCTTCTCTCGTGTATAGTGCTATGCCTTGTTAAAGTTTGTGCTAGCCTAAAGGCACAAGATGAAGCCTCTGTCAATGACCACGACATTGTAAGGAGACAAGCAATGGGTCATAGTTTCGGTGATGAACTCGAAGGGTTTGATCTGGATCCGAAGAGAGTCAATAATTGGAATCAATTCCCGGCCTGGGGAAAAAGATTATCTAAACGCAGATGGTCTTCTCTGGGGGCCTGGGGAAAAAGGAGTTGGCTGGATCGACTTATCAGTGCAAACAATAACTGGGGTAAGCGATGGAAGTCCATGTCCAACTCATGGGGGAAACGCCAAGCCCCTTCGGAATTCGACGGTTTAAGCGACGATTATATTAACATTAAGAAGAGATCTGTCGACTCTAAATCCAGCCACAATTCTAGGAACAAGCGATCGATACCTACCGAGCTGTCCCCCGAGCAAAATGAAGAAAAGAGAAGATGGTCGTCATTGTCGGCGTGGGGAAAAAGGAGCGACGATGACGAGAAGCGAAGATGGTCCTCTCTTTCAGCTTGGGGTAAAAGGAGTAACCCGGAAGCAATAGATGACAATGATAgtgataatatttcaaaacGGAAGTGGTCAAGTTTCTCATCTTGGGGAAAACGCGGCGATCCCGTTGATTTGTCCAAAAGGCTTTACTCCTACTGGCAAAACCGTTTAATGACAAATAACCCATGGATGGAGCGAAGGGGATGGAATGCGTTTTCATCTTGGGGAAAGCGATCTATGGACTAAAACAGtcagattttgaaaatgaaagggACTCTCTTTATGGCAAAATAAAGTTACGTTTCCACACCAATTTGTTTTACTATAATAGTTCACTCTATTGGTTACTTAAAGCTTTATCGTGCAGTTCCGCCATGATGGTTTATTGAGATTATCGTGCGCCTTAGGATTTAATTCACTTTGTTTGCAACGTCATAGCAATGTTTGCGTATTATACTGATCATGATTAATGTTATATACGTATTACTTTTAATAACATTATGATCGAGCAAAAGTAAAGCAATTTGTATTGTTCAATTTGTCGCAACTTTATACCAAAGTGTTGAAttctaaaaaatgtattttacagcTTTGCCCTATTCTAAATAATAACCCTTATGACAAGCGTGAAATGAAACATCTTTCAATTTCCGTTCGATTGAGAATAATATTCTACATTGAAAGCAATTTGTGATTCCCTATATACCAACTATGTTACAAGCGGTAGAAGAAATCATAGATATTAAATATTCCTAATTGCACATTAATGAAAAATGCAAGACTCAATCGCAAGGAACCTTTGCCCGCCTTTTCCTTGAgggataataaaaatataaggcTTGCCGCGAAGAACAATGAACTTTCATATACCTTGCTAACGGCAGTATACAAAGAACTCTAAAACTATTGGTGGTGATTGGTCATTTTGTTGGGTTCTGAAAAACCTGGACAATATTTCATGAATGTCTTATTAAATTGATATATGCTTTGTGACATTACcaatttttggtttttgttttatgaGAATATTCCCAATAAAACACTATAATCAATTCGATAAATAATTCCATTGCTTACTATGAGCCTAAGGCATGCAGGGAGTATTAGATACAATATACAGCTTAAATCTAGATTTAATCCAAAGCACAATATACAAAGCCGTTCCTATCATGAGAAATCAGTGTTTTTAAATTCAaccataaaacaatttttatttagaatttttttttagagagagAATATGTACAAACTTACAACAAGGCAGAACCATAAAAAAACTTCACCAGGTTGGTTCATGTCTTGGAATTTAGAATGCTGATGATATGACGATGAAATGTTTCAAAGGTACTGAAAACTGTGAAATAcgttaaaatatgaaattaaggTATGATTTTTCAGTTAGACAAGGCATGGGCAACATTCGACTGCAAGCTCTGAAGTAAAGCAAATCTTGTTACCTGTTTATCACAGGATAAGAAGTAGGCCGAAGCCACAAACAAAGCGACAACTCACTGCATTACCCCTTACCTGACATTTATAGAATATCAACAATATCATTAATTTGGAAATCAACAgtatcataatttttattttaatctttatctGCTTGATTGACATTTTGTAGATCTTTAAAGCATTTTAccttttttcatcttttaatctGTTACCatggcaatatatatatatatatatttttcatcttttaatctGTTACCatggcaatatatatatatatatatatatatatatatatatatatatatatatatatatatatatatatatatatatatatatatatattctttgcaAGCAACTTATACCGTCTTGATTCTTTTAAAGtcaataaatatcaaagtatgcaatatcaaaatacatgtaatctttttttaatcagGCAGTGGCCCCTTTATAAAACCTTTTTTACGGAGAATTGGTGTATAAAGTTTAGGATAACATACAAGTTCACACAAGCCGCTTACCGCTTTATTCACCGTTCTTAACGCTTCCGTGATGATAGAAAAACTTCTCAAGTCAAACTGAGTACTTACGTGTTTTGCCCGACAAATTTGAGCGAATAAgtacatttagatttttaaggaatgttcgtatttttaaaagtttttattttcacatgaaaaacgataaaaaaaaacaaacaacaaaacaaacaaacattatatccgccaaaaaaaatttgggggTAAATTAGTAGCTTTTTCGTCACTTTGTTTCtttcactttgatttttaaacgaAAATATCAAGTCCCTGACAATTCTTACCCTGTGATTTTATTTCAACGTATGTGTATCCGTcattatttatcatttgaaaaagGTTAATTCCAACATCATTTCATTCTCTTCTTTATAAATAAAGATGAACATTAACATCGATCAATCACATCATTAGA
This genomic window from Magallana gigas chromosome 5, xbMagGiga1.1, whole genome shotgun sequence contains:
- the LOC105321065 gene encoding LOW QUALITY PROTEIN: prothoracicostatic peptide (The sequence of the model RefSeq protein was modified relative to this genomic sequence to represent the inferred CDS: substituted 1 base at 1 genomic stop codon); translated protein: MLCHLEQLLLSCIVLCLVKVCASLKAQDEASVNDHDIVRRQAMGHSFGDELEGFDLDPKRVNNWNQFPAWGKRLSKRRWSSLGAWGKRSWLDRLISANNNWGKRWKSMSNSWGKRQAPSEFDGLSDDYINIKKRSVDSKSSHNSRNKRSIPTELSPEQNEEKRRWSSLSAWGKRSDDDEKRRWSSLSAWGKRSNPEAIDDNDSDNISKRKWSSFSSWGKRGDPVDLSKRLYSYWQNRLMTNNPWMERRGWNAFSSWGKRSMDXNSQILKMKGTLFMAK